Below is a window of Veillonella rodentium DNA.
CTCAAGGAGAACGCCGCGATGATCATCCACAATGCCGTGGAGCCGTAACCTACTAAAATTTCTTTCGCATTGTCCAAGAATAATGCGGAAGCGGATAATACAGCTAATAAAATAATTTGAATTGGATACGGTTTTAAAATCAAACCTAAGATACCTGCAATGTAGAAACCAAATAGGCGCCAGGCGGTATCTGAAAGTCCTTCCGGTGGAGTTGTGAACCAGAGGATAACCGGAATTAGCACGATAACGGCTAATTTTAGAATTCTTTCCATGTCGTTTCCTTTCTTACTAAACAAGGCATTAAAATCAATACTAACACTATCCAAGATATCCATAACACGCGACTGTTATCTATGAACCCTGGTCTAAGTCTATCTTCATTATAAATGGACATAAGCATTATGAAAAATAGATTAGTTTTATAGGGGTTATAAAAACTTTTATACCTTCATCTCATATCGTTTATGCATTTTAAGTATAGATTTTCATATCAAAATGAAAAAAATGCATGTATACATACACAATTTGATGTATACATGCACTTACATGATTTTATGCTTTATATTCTCTAAATATACTCTTATCTACTACCGTATGTTTCTTGTAATAATTACGTACGTATTCGATGAAAGTTTTCACCGCCACAAGGTTTGCCGCATCTTTCGTGTACACCATGTTGGTATCGCGCGTAATATACTGCCCTTCCCTACTGCGTAGCGGGCTTACGTAGATATCTTTATCCTTACAGGACCCGAGTCCCATATAGGTCAAGATGGACCATCCCAGACCGGCGCGCACAAAGTGACGACACGTACTCATGGAGTTGACCTCCATCGCAACCATTGGCGGCCCTTCAAAATGTTCGGCGCACCAGTTTTCGATGATATTGGCTACGGATGCGTCCGTCTGATACCGAATAAACGGCACTTTCTCAAGCGACTCCGGAGCCACCAGTTCCTTGTAGGCCAAGCAATACGGCTCTTTCAGGAGCAGTTCCGATTCACCGGACACCTCGTAACCACCGCGGGCAAATGCCACCATACAGTCACCGGTGTTGAACATCTTCACCACCTGATGGCTGAAGGCCGTCTTAACCTGAATGTGTACATCCGGATATTGTTCACGAAATGATTGCAGCAGTGTCGGCAATTCATAATCCGCAAAATTAATGGATGATGCGATTTTCAAGGTACCTTGAATCTTGCCGGATGCGGAATTCATCGCATTTCCCAGGGTCTCCTGTTCCTGCAGCATACGCTTACAGTATTCATAAAAAATTTCCCCTTGTGCCGTCAGAGCAATGCCGTCGGCATTACGCAATAATAGAGAATGGCCCAAAGCTTTTTCCATATGCCGCAACCGATAGCTCAAAGCCGGCTGCGATAAAAATAATGTTTCGGCCGCTCTCGTAATGTTCCTCTCGTTGACGACAGTTACAAAAGTACGCCATTCTCTATCATCCATAATAACTCCTTTATATATTATCTTTTATTACCGAAAATCCGCAATAAAGAAAGGAATAGATTAATAAAATCCAGGTATAAACTCAAAGCACCTGCAATTTCAACGCGATCAAGAATACTTTCATCCTCGGTCAAGGCCAACTCGGTCACGGTATTCTTGATGCGATTCACATCGATAGCCGTAAAG
It encodes the following:
- a CDS encoding LysR family transcriptional regulator, whose translation is MDDREWRTFVTVVNERNITRAAETLFLSQPALSYRLRHMEKALGHSLLLRNADGIALTAQGEIFYEYCKRMLQEQETLGNAMNSASGKIQGTLKIASSINFADYELPTLLQSFREQYPDVHIQVKTAFSHQVVKMFNTGDCMVAFARGGYEVSGESELLLKEPYCLAYKELVAPESLEKVPFIRYQTDASVANIIENWCAEHFEGPPMVAMEVNSMSTCRHFVRAGLGWSILTYMGLGSCKDKDIYVSPLRSREGQYITRDTNMVYTKDAANLVAVKTFIEYVRNYYKKHTVVDKSIFREYKA